From the genome of Gracilibacillus salitolerans, one region includes:
- a CDS encoding alpha/beta fold hydrolase translates to MLVEYKTISIKDVNIFYREAGDKENPTILLLHGFPSSSHMYRNLITELMDQFHIVAPDYPGFGNSDQPKIEDFEYTFDNFALLINEFVQELNIEKFSIYVHDYGAPVGFRLASKHPERIQAIITQNGNAYEEGLLPAWDPVRTYWENPNEENKNNIRFILSADFTKYQYTKGTRNSERISPDAWNMDQLVLDRPGNDEIQLALQYDYRNNLKQYPNWHEFFRTYQPPTLAIWGKNDIFFGPEGALAFQNDLNDCEVHLLNTGHFPLEEELGKSVYLIKQFLQNRLN, encoded by the coding sequence ATGCTAGTGGAATACAAAACAATAAGTATTAAGGACGTTAATATCTTTTATCGCGAAGCTGGTGATAAGGAGAATCCAACAATTCTGTTACTTCACGGCTTTCCTTCCTCTTCTCATATGTATCGAAACTTAATAACAGAGCTAATGGATCAGTTTCATATTGTGGCACCAGATTATCCAGGGTTCGGGAATAGTGATCAACCAAAAATAGAGGATTTTGAATATACATTTGATAACTTTGCTCTTCTGATCAATGAGTTTGTACAGGAATTAAACATAGAAAAATTTAGTATCTATGTTCATGATTATGGGGCTCCAGTAGGATTTAGATTGGCATCAAAACATCCTGAACGCATTCAAGCCATCATAACTCAAAACGGAAATGCTTATGAGGAGGGTTTATTGCCTGCTTGGGATCCTGTTCGTACGTATTGGGAAAACCCTAACGAAGAAAATAAAAATAATATAAGATTTATTTTATCTGCGGACTTTACAAAGTATCAATATACAAAGGGAACTCGTAACTCTGAACGAATTAGTCCCGACGCATGGAATATGGACCAATTGGTTTTGGATCGTCCAGGGAATGATGAAATACAACTTGCTTTGCAATACGACTACAGAAACAATCTTAAACAGTATCCCAATTGGCATGAGTTCTTTAGAACTTACCAGCCTCCGACACTAGCTATATGGGGCAAAAACGACATATTTTTCGGACCTGAAGGAGCATTAGCTTTTCAAAACGATCTTAATGACTGCGAAGTGCATTTATTGAATACCGGGCATTTTCCATTAGAAGAAGAATTGGGAAAGAGTGTTTACTTAATAAAACAATTTTTGCAAAATCGTTTAAATTAA
- a CDS encoding CGNR zinc finger domain-containing protein, whose amino-acid sequence MDKSIFILGGTAWINLVNTTYISNNKEVDILADKSSTLQWLKENNLLRESDAIDLENKELINSLIIELHSLRKLCNIILFDIEQKGEVSLNATNQLKKIVEKLKVNITINSENNNLKMVSEGVTVEDHVLYNIIGSIIHTLENTSIGRIRKCEHEECILYFVDTSKSGKRRWCSMELCGNRKKAAEFYAKKKKK is encoded by the coding sequence ATGGATAAATCAATATTTATATTAGGTGGAACTGCGTGGATAAACCTTGTTAATACAACCTATATCTCTAATAACAAAGAGGTTGACATTTTAGCTGATAAATCAAGTACTCTTCAATGGCTAAAGGAAAATAATCTTTTACGGGAGTCTGATGCCATCGATTTAGAGAACAAAGAATTAATTAATTCGTTAATCATCGAGCTTCATTCACTCCGTAAACTTTGCAACATCATTTTGTTTGATATAGAACAAAAAGGTGAGGTTTCTCTAAATGCAACCAATCAATTAAAAAAAATTGTTGAGAAGTTGAAAGTTAACATAACAATTAATTCAGAGAATAACAACTTAAAGATGGTATCTGAAGGAGTAACAGTTGAGGATCACGTATTGTACAATATTATCGGTTCTATCATTCATACTTTGGAAAATACCTCTATTGGCCGCATTCGAAAGTGTGAGCATGAAGAATGCATACTCTATTTCGTCGATACATCAAAATCAGGAAAGAGACGCTGGTGCAGCATGGAGTTGTGCGGAAATCGCAAAAAGGCGGCCGAATTTTATGCGAAGAAAAAGAAAAAGTAA
- a CDS encoding TetR/AcrR family transcriptional regulator produces the protein MAKKTDLRVKRTRKLINEAFLKFIQEKGFDAMTIQEIADEALINRATFYLHYDDKYDLLEKMSSDVIQELISVINPPFDQADQEVNIERLKGSVTNVYQCIQKHQMFYQVMFGKNGINGFRNNLEEVIRDKFDRHIKEVVKDPTQFQIPKDLLLHFISAAFVAVIQWWLNQEEKPTPEEMANQLSKLITQGPIQTAGFKIE, from the coding sequence ATGGCTAAGAAAACAGACCTACGAGTAAAAAGGACGAGGAAACTCATTAACGAAGCATTCTTGAAGTTTATCCAAGAGAAGGGCTTTGACGCAATGACCATTCAAGAGATCGCAGATGAAGCGTTAATCAACCGCGCAACTTTCTATCTTCACTATGATGACAAGTATGACCTTCTGGAAAAAATGAGTTCTGATGTCATCCAGGAATTGATCAGCGTCATCAATCCGCCTTTCGACCAGGCAGATCAAGAAGTGAATATTGAGAGGTTAAAAGGCAGTGTCACCAATGTTTACCAATGTATACAAAAACATCAGATGTTCTATCAAGTCATGTTCGGTAAAAATGGAATCAATGGTTTCAGGAACAATTTAGAAGAAGTGATTCGTGATAAGTTCGACAGGCACATAAAAGAAGTCGTGAAGGATCCAACCCAATTCCAAATCCCGAAAGATCTCCTTCTCCATTTCATCAGCGCTGCCTTCGTAGCTGTCATCCAATGGTGGTTAAACCAAGAGGAGAAGCCTACACCTGAAGAGATGGCCAACCAGCTCTCCAAACTCATCACCCAAGGACCAATACAAACTGCCGGCTTCAAAATCGAATGA
- a CDS encoding YhgE/Pip domain-containing protein produces the protein MNFFKQELFWGGFAGILIAVIIFTFSFMGSTVNPTPKDMPLALVVEDEGVKPPTGEQLNFGKMLEEQIKQNDNESVEWTILESREKAINEMNDKNFYASIVIPNDLSQKIPTLLGPSPQNAEVEILINEGLNKPAAAIGEQVANGIIAKLNQQVQTNLYTQVSERQMPLSVEQAQQLAQPISVKTEKLNPVPSYTANGNAPAVFTQIIWLTTFISSMILFTVVKKIGLRWTSLVSQLLGGFIFVSGITGLVFWLANNVLEVTIPDKGGMLILMLFVGLMFYFIQGAFLNWIGYAAAPIFILLFFFSMPVLTLPPEMLPDITKSWLYDWVPFRFSVEAFKDILFFDKNPLNDGIGILGYTALISLLVMSLSVLKPTAKKLEQSKVKEPARGAD, from the coding sequence ATGAATTTCTTTAAGCAGGAGCTATTCTGGGGCGGGTTCGCTGGAATACTGATTGCTGTCATCATTTTTACATTTTCATTCATGGGTTCCACCGTCAATCCAACACCAAAAGACATGCCGTTAGCACTCGTCGTGGAAGATGAAGGTGTGAAACCCCCAACAGGAGAGCAGTTGAACTTCGGTAAAATGTTAGAAGAGCAAATCAAACAGAATGACAATGAGAGTGTGGAATGGACCATTCTGGAAAGTCGCGAAAAAGCAATCAATGAGATGAATGACAAGAACTTCTATGCGTCTATCGTCATTCCGAACGATCTATCTCAAAAGATTCCTACTCTATTAGGTCCAAGTCCGCAAAATGCTGAAGTCGAGATTCTGATCAATGAGGGGTTGAACAAACCAGCTGCCGCAATCGGAGAGCAAGTGGCTAATGGAATCATCGCAAAGTTGAACCAACAAGTCCAAACCAATTTATATACGCAAGTGTCGGAGCGTCAGATGCCGTTAAGTGTAGAGCAAGCCCAGCAGCTCGCACAACCCATCTCTGTAAAAACGGAGAAACTGAACCCTGTCCCAAGTTATACCGCAAACGGTAACGCGCCAGCCGTATTCACCCAGATTATATGGCTGACGACGTTCATCAGTTCCATGATCCTTTTTACAGTGGTTAAAAAGATCGGCTTACGATGGACGTCTCTTGTCAGTCAACTGCTTGGCGGATTCATTTTCGTGAGCGGAATTACGGGTCTCGTATTCTGGTTGGCGAACAACGTGCTGGAGGTCACAATCCCTGACAAAGGCGGCATGTTGATCCTAATGCTTTTCGTCGGTCTCATGTTCTATTTCATTCAGGGAGCGTTCTTGAACTGGATTGGATATGCAGCAGCGCCGATTTTCATACTCTTGTTCTTCTTCTCGATGCCGGTCTTGACCCTGCCGCCTGAAATGTTGCCAGACATCACAAAGAGCTGGCTGTATGATTGGGTTCCATTCCGTTTCAGCGTAGAGGCGTTCAAAGATATCCTGTTCTTCGATAAAAACCCTTTGAACGACGGCATTGGCATATTAGGCTATACCGCTCTCATCAGCCTGCTCGTAATGAGCTTGTCCGTTCTGAAACCTACTGCTAAAAAGTTAGAACAATCGAAAGTAAAAGAACCTGCTAGAGGGGCCGATTAA